CACCAACCTGTCTCGTCCTGCCAATCGGGTTGTGGCGTTTTACAATCACCGTGGCACGGCGGAGCAGCACATCAAAGAAGGCAGGAACGCCATAAAGTGGACCCGGCTGTCGTGCCGCAAGTTCCGCAACAACGAGGTTCGCCTTCAGCTTCATGCCCTGGCCTACAACCTCGCCAACTTCATGCGGACATTGGCCCTGCCCGAAGAGGTCGAGCATTGGTCGCTGACGACGCTGAGAGAGAAGCTGGTCAAGATCGGAGCCAAGGTCGTTCGCCATGGCCGCTATGCCACTTTCCAAATGGCGGAGGTCGCCGTGCCGAGGGAACTGTTCCGGAAAATCCTGAGCCTGATTGACGACCTGCGACGAAGACCCGCTCCGGCGTAGGCCGGGATCATCGACAGCACAGGGAACCAGATGGGAGAAGTGCGTTCGGATGACGACAAAAACTGCGAACAGGGAGCCTGAGCTTGACCAGACCGTCAAATCGAGGCTGTCGCATCACCGATCGGGGAAAATTCTATCTTCTGGTAACGGGAGCTGCTAAATTGGCGACCAAGTAAAGGTATATGGGAAATGTCGGTTAAGTAAGAGTTTGGCCCATCTGTCAACGCCGGAGTAAATTTCCACCAAAACTCGCGACCAGACACGACAGCAATCATGCGTTCGCTGCTTATGGCTGACACCACTCCCCCCGGGGACCCGCCTTTGCCCACGCCGTTCTAGGAGTTTGACTACATGAAACCCATTTTATCCGGCCTTTTTGTTCTGGCTCTCGTCCTCCAGCCGTCTTCATCTTTGGCCGTTGACGGGATTGACGGGTTCGTCGGTCGGTCGGCTTGCGCGGTTGCCGGGTTAGCCGGTTGCGCGGATGACCGCGCATTGTCAGAGAAAAAAGCTGAAGTATGCGCAGCCGCCGCCTTCAGGTCTCACGCACGCTGCCTGGACGATTTAGAGCCCACCCTTGCTCAACTGAGAAAAATTGAAAATATACTCGAGAGATTCGAAAAGATAGGTGATCAAATAGAGGGATGCACCAAAATTTCTGAACAGGATAGGAGTAGGTGCCTACAGAATTGATTCCTTCGTTGACCAGGTGATGTCCGTCAGACTGCTTGCGACTTTTATGCTTATAAATACTCTTCATCACTCCATGAACGCCGCTTTCGTCGTGCCACAGCAAAATCCTCAATGTCCACCCAAAACTAGGGCACTTCCGGCTTAGATTGAACCATTTGATGGAGTCAAATCAGTTCATTCTGTTAGGCACGAACCGTAGCGCGATCTGGTTGATCGGGCATAAATGATCTTGCGGATCGCCGGATCGAAGGCGAAGAACGGGATCACTTCGGCCCAAGCCCTCCGCCAGGCCGGGGCGATGGACGCATATTTTCCGGCCCATTTCCCCTCGAACGCGTCCAGCTCGGCCGCCGCTTGGTCGGCGGTCGCGGCCCCGTAAATCCGGCGCAGATCAGTGGCCACAAGCTTGCGGTCTTTCCAGGCGCAGAAGTTCAGAGAATGGCGCACGAGATGGACAATACAGGTTCAGGAATAATCGGCGTACCGGGCAAGTCTCTTGGCTTGGGTGGGCGATCCGGCTCGACCGGACAAGCCCACCCCCATGAGATCCGGCTACACTACTAATTGAGGGAGAGCCGGTCCTTCACCCTCTATTTGCGCCATGCTAGAGGGTGATTTCCTTCCTTCGACCAGTCGTCTCCCCCAATGCGTCGCTTTGACTATTTCGAACTCGTAATCATGCTGGCCACAGTGATCCAGTGGCTGGTGCTTGCAACCATCGCAGGCGCCATCGTCGGCACAGGAACCAGCCTGTTTTTGCACGGATTGTTTTTCCTCACCGATCGCACTGCCGACGTCTCGCTCTGGCTGCAGATGATGCTGCTGCCCTTGGGCGGACTGCTGAACGGTCTGCTGCTGCATTACGGCTACCTCAACAGTCCGAGCGGTTTGAAGGATTCGATGTTTGCAGCCGTTCATGTTCAGAACGGGCGAATGCCATTCCGGACCATGCTGATCAAGCCGGTTGCCGCCATCATAACCCTGGCCAGCGGCGGCTCGGCCGGCAAGGAAGGGCCATGCTCCCATATCGGGGCGTCGCTGGCAGCGGCAATTGGTCAGCTTCTGCATCTCAATTCCGAACTCCGCCTGCGTCTTGTTGCCTGCGGCGTGAGCGCTGGCTTTGCCAGTGTCTTTGGCACGCCGATCGCCGGCGCCATCTATGGTGTCGAGGTACTCGCAGTCGGCCGCATCCGCCACGACTTTCTGTTTCCGGCAGTTGTCGCAGGCGTTGCGTCTTTTGAGATCACCAAATTCTGGGGTGTGCCGTTTGACTATTATGACGTCGCCATCCTTCCGGTGTTTTCCGAACTGGTTTTCTTCAAGACCATGATGATCGGCATCATCGCCGGGGTCGTGGCACTGATCTTTGCGGAATCCGTACACCGCATGACCCGTCTTTTCACGGCAGTGAAGCTCCGCTTCAATGTCTGGCCACCCTTGATGCCTGTCTTTGGCGGTGTGGTTCTCGCGATGTTGATTGTATTCATACCGACCGATTATCTGGGCCTGAGCCTGCCCATGGTTGAACGCGCGGTTTCGGGGGAAACGATGCCGTATATGGGGTTTGTGTGGAAGACGCTGCTGGTGGCAATCACCCTGGGATCGGGTTTTTACGGCGGCATCGTCACGCCGCAATTCGTGATCGGGGCCATGGCCGGAAATGCCTTCGCGCCGTTGTTCGGGCTGGATCCCGGCCTGGGAGCGGCCGTCGGGCTGGTTTCGGTCATTGCCGCGGCTTCCAACACGCCGATTGCTGCAGTGCTGATGGGCATGGAGCTGTTTGGCGGCGCGGTCGATTCCATCTATGTGGCCGGTGCCGCAATCGCGGCCTATGTCATCATCGGTCACCGCAGCGTCTATCTTGAACAGCGCGTGGCCTATACCAAATCGTCCTGGATACGGATCCAGCCTGACGTGCTAATCGGTGCCGAAAAGGCGCGTCTGTCGCACGGCTTGCTCAGATGGTGGCAACGCCATCGTCGCAAATAGGCGTCAGCAAAACTGCTGGACTCATGCCACCTGGGCAGTGACCTCGATTTCGATCAGCATTTCCGGACGGATCAATTGGCAGACGATCATTGTGGCTGCGGGGTTGATGTCACCCAGGAACTCGCGCAGCACCGGCGCCACCGCATCGAAATGCTCGGGCTTGGTGACGTAATAGGTCACCCGCACGATGTTGCCGAGCTCGGCATCCAGCGCCGTTAGCGAGGCGGCGATGGTGGTAAAGCAATTGCGCGCCTGGTCAGCCACGCCCGCGGGCATCTCCATACTCGCATAATCATAGCCGGTGGTGCCGGAGACATGCACGAACGCGCCCACCCGCACCGCGCGCGAATAGGCCGCCGCCTGTTCCATCGGCGACCCGGTTGAATGCGTGCGGCGCGGGTTCATATCCGGTGATCCGCCACGATGCGCGGTGTCTCAGCCATGCGCCCAGTCCATGTAGAGTTGGCGGGCGTCGCGCGCCACCGGTCCGGCCTGCAATTCGCGGTCCTCGATGCGGATGATCGGCACCACCTTGGAGTGGTTGCCGGTCGAAAAGATCTCGTCGGCATCCTTGAAATCGGCGACCGAAAGCGTCTTCTCCACGACCTCGGTGCCGGCCGCGCGCAACAGTGCGATGGCGCGCGCGCGGGTAATGCCGGACAGGAAGCTGCCATTCGGCACCGGCGTGAACACGACGCCATCCTTGACCATGAAGATGTTCGAGGTGCCGGTCTCGGCCACATTGCCGAGCATGTCGAGAACCAACGCATTGTCGAAGCCGCGTGATTTGGCTTCCATCACGGCCCGGCCATTGTTGGGATACAGGCATCCCGCCTTGGCATTGGTCGGCGCGCATTCATAGGAGGGGCGGCGGAACGGCGACACGCTGACGGAAAACCCGCTGGAAGCGATCATCGGACTTTCAAACAGACACAGGCAGAAGCGGGTCGATTCCGGATCGGCCGGAACCGACATGTACCCGCCGTGCTCGGCCCAGTACATCGGCTTGATGTAGACGGCGGTCTTGCCGTCGAATTTTGTCAGCCCCTCATGTGCCAGCGCTTCAATTTCTGTCGCCTGCATGATTGCCTTCAGACCCAGCGCCTCTGCCGAGCGGTTGACCCGTTGGCAATGCAGGTCGAGATCAGGAGCGACGCCGTCAAACCAGCGGGCGCCGTCAAACACGGTCGATCCGAGCCACATGGCATGGCTGACCGGGCCAATTAGCGGCGGGTTGCCCTCCAGCCATTCGCCATCAACAAAGGTCCAGGTCTTGGTGCGCGCTTGGGTGTTGACGGCCATGTGTTCCTCCTGCCGGTGTCATCTGCTTGGCAATGACAATCGACCAGTGCCGCTGCCGCCGTCAAGTCAATCCCCGGCGCGAAACCATGGCTGCAGCCGCAATCGCATGATCCTTGCGCACAGCGGTCGCCAGCGGCAACAAATCATACAGGCATTTGTTGGCATCCATGCGCGGTCCGGCGCCCGCCGGTTACGTTTGGCAGTTGCCGGGTCTACCTGAAGGTGTCAGGCCATGCTTGACTGTTGCACTGCAACAGGCGCATCGTTGCTCCAATTGCACGA
This DNA window, taken from Hoeflea algicola, encodes the following:
- a CDS encoding RidA family protein yields the protein MNPRRTHSTGSPMEQAAAYSRAVRVGAFVHVSGTTGYDYASMEMPAGVADQARNCFTTIAASLTALDAELGNIVRVTYYVTKPEHFDAVAPVLREFLGDINPAATMIVCQLIRPEMLIEIEVTAQVA
- a CDS encoding branched-chain amino acid aminotransferase produces the protein MAVNTQARTKTWTFVDGEWLEGNPPLIGPVSHAMWLGSTVFDGARWFDGVAPDLDLHCQRVNRSAEALGLKAIMQATEIEALAHEGLTKFDGKTAVYIKPMYWAEHGGYMSVPADPESTRFCLCLFESPMIASSGFSVSVSPFRRPSYECAPTNAKAGCLYPNNGRAVMEAKSRGFDNALVLDMLGNVAETGTSNIFMVKDGVVFTPVPNGSFLSGITRARAIALLRAAGTEVVEKTLSVADFKDADEIFSTGNHSKVVPIIRIEDRELQAGPVARDARQLYMDWAHG
- a CDS encoding chloride channel protein produces the protein MRRFDYFELVIMLATVIQWLVLATIAGAIVGTGTSLFLHGLFFLTDRTADVSLWLQMMLLPLGGLLNGLLLHYGYLNSPSGLKDSMFAAVHVQNGRMPFRTMLIKPVAAIITLASGGSAGKEGPCSHIGASLAAAIGQLLHLNSELRLRLVACGVSAGFASVFGTPIAGAIYGVEVLAVGRIRHDFLFPAVVAGVASFEITKFWGVPFDYYDVAILPVFSELVFFKTMMIGIIAGVVALIFAESVHRMTRLFTAVKLRFNVWPPLMPVFGGVVLAMLIVFIPTDYLGLSLPMVERAVSGETMPYMGFVWKTLLVAITLGSGFYGGIVTPQFVIGAMAGNAFAPLFGLDPGLGAAVGLVSVIAAASNTPIAAVLMGMELFGGAVDSIYVAGAAIAAYVIIGHRSVYLEQRVAYTKSSWIRIQPDVLIGAEKARLSHGLLRWWQRHRRK